In Firmicutes bacterium ASF500, a single genomic region encodes these proteins:
- the sleL gene encoding Cortical fragment-lytic enzyme, translated as MDIHVVQPGDSMYQLAQQYGVPMERLIQDNQLPDPSRLVVGQTIVVQYPELTHTVRAGDSLYSIAQTHNTTVAQLLRNNPALQGRDLLYPGQTIVVKYASRPLGTLTVNSYAYPTIDRNLLRATLPYLSLLTPFTYRFDEEELIPLRDEALVNAALQSRVAPVLHLSNLDENERFSGELAHELLEDEDDQKELIEEIVRTAERRGYQWVDVDFEYLRAEDARPYARFLARLRRALAPGGRPLMAALAPKTSADQPGRLYEGIDYHLIAQSVDYALLMTYDWGNLSGPPMAVAPLPEVRRVVEYALTEFTPSQLFLGVPNYGYDWSLPYRQGGRTRSLNNVEAVRLAWGRRTAIRYDEQAQAPWFRYVDGQGGEHEVWFEDARSIQAKVRLALDYGLYGIGVWNLDRPFPQGWAVVNAMAEIRSEM; from the coding sequence ATGGATATCCATGTCGTTCAGCCGGGGGACAGTATGTATCAGCTGGCCCAGCAATACGGCGTCCCCATGGAGAGGCTGATTCAGGACAATCAGCTCCCCGACCCCTCCCGGCTGGTGGTGGGGCAGACCATCGTGGTCCAGTACCCCGAGCTGACCCACACCGTCCGGGCGGGGGATTCGCTGTACTCCATCGCCCAGACGCACAATACCACCGTGGCCCAGCTTCTGCGGAACAACCCCGCCCTCCAGGGCCGGGACCTGCTCTACCCCGGACAGACCATTGTGGTCAAATACGCCTCCCGGCCCCTGGGGACCCTCACCGTCAACTCCTACGCCTACCCCACCATTGATCGAAACCTGCTCCGGGCCACCCTGCCCTATCTGTCCCTCCTCACCCCCTTCACCTACCGGTTTGACGAGGAGGAGCTCATCCCCCTCCGGGACGAGGCCCTGGTGAACGCCGCCCTCCAGAGCCGGGTGGCCCCCGTCCTCCACCTGTCCAACCTGGACGAGAACGAGCGCTTTTCCGGCGAGCTGGCCCACGAGCTGCTGGAGGACGAGGACGACCAGAAGGAGCTGATTGAGGAGATCGTCCGCACGGCGGAGCGGCGGGGCTATCAGTGGGTGGACGTGGACTTTGAATACCTCCGGGCGGAGGACGCCCGCCCCTACGCCCGGTTCCTGGCCCGTCTGCGCCGGGCTTTGGCCCCCGGGGGACGGCCCCTTATGGCCGCTCTGGCCCCCAAAACCTCCGCCGACCAGCCGGGGCGGCTCTATGAGGGCATCGACTACCACCTGATCGCCCAGTCGGTGGACTACGCCCTTCTCATGACCTACGACTGGGGCAACCTCAGCGGCCCGCCCATGGCGGTGGCCCCCCTGCCCGAGGTCCGCCGGGTGGTGGAGTACGCCCTCACCGAGTTCACCCCCAGCCAGCTTTTCCTGGGCGTCCCCAACTACGGCTATGACTGGTCCCTGCCTTACCGCCAGGGGGGCAGGACCAGGTCGCTGAACAATGTGGAGGCCGTCCGCCTGGCCTGGGGCCGCCGCACCGCCATCCGATACGACGAACAGGCCCAGGCCCCCTGGTTCCGCTACGTGGACGGCCAGGGCGGCGAACACGAGGTCTGGTTTGAGGACGCCCGCTCCATCCAGGCCAAGGTCCGGCTGGCCCTGGATTACGGCCTGTACGGCATTGGCGTGTGGAATCTGGACCGCCCCTTCCCCCAGGGCTGGGCGGTGGTCAACGCTATGGCGGAGATTCGGAGCGAGATGTAG
- the menH gene encoding 2-succinyl-6-hydroxy-2,4-cyclohexadiene-1-carboxylate synthase yields the protein METGTYQTACGVIRYWVGRKSDHPNASLVFLPGLTVDHRLFEKQIEFFEKDYDVFVWDAPGHGASWPFALTFTLMDKARWLDEILTKEKLTAPIVIGQSMGGYVGQVYAQMYPEKLRGFVSIDSAPLQRKYVTRAELWLLKRMEPVYRHYPWKALLWSGTNGVAVSPYGRGLMRDMMMVYDGDQERYARLSGHGFRMLAGAMEADLPYEIPCPALLICGEKDRAGSCVRYNRVWNKNTGIRLEWIKGAGHNSNTDRPELVNALIEEFVIRNII from the coding sequence ATGGAGACGGGAACCTATCAGACAGCCTGCGGGGTGATTCGCTACTGGGTGGGCAGGAAGTCAGATCATCCCAATGCGTCGTTGGTTTTTTTGCCGGGATTGACCGTTGATCACCGCCTATTTGAGAAACAAATTGAATTCTTTGAGAAAGATTACGATGTTTTCGTGTGGGATGCCCCAGGGCACGGAGCTTCCTGGCCCTTCGCGCTGACCTTTACGCTCATGGACAAAGCAAGATGGCTTGACGAGATCCTTACAAAGGAAAAGCTGACCGCTCCAATTGTGATTGGGCAGTCAATGGGAGGGTACGTCGGGCAGGTTTATGCCCAGATGTATCCGGAAAAGCTGAGGGGATTTGTGTCCATTGATTCCGCGCCTCTGCAAAGAAAATATGTGACCCGGGCTGAGCTGTGGCTGTTGAAAAGGATGGAGCCGGTATACCGGCACTATCCCTGGAAGGCGCTTTTATGGTCCGGGACGAACGGAGTGGCGGTGTCCCCCTACGGCAGGGGACTGATGCGGGATATGATGATGGTCTACGACGGCGATCAGGAGAGATACGCCAGACTGTCCGGACATGGCTTCCGTATGCTGGCCGGTGCGATGGAGGCGGACCTCCCCTATGAAATACCCTGTCCCGCGCTGCTGATCTGCGGAGAGAAGGACCGCGCGGGTTCGTGTGTCAGATACAACAGGGTGTGGAATAAAAACACCGGGATCAGGCTGGAGTGGATCAAGGGAGCCGGGCACAACTCAAACACGGACAGGCCCGAGCTGGTTAACGCCTTGATTGAGGAGTTCGTGATAAGGAATATAATTTAA